The following DNA comes from Hyphococcus flavus.
CTCACAAGGACGCCCCGCGCGTGTTGATCGCCAACTCCAATATAGTGCCGCACTGGGCGACTTGGGATCATTTCAACGAACTCGATAAAAAAGGCCTGATGATGTACGGCCAGATGACGGCCGGTTCGTGGATTTACATCGGTTCACAAGGAATCGTTCAGGGCACGTATGAAACCTTCAAGGAGGCGGGCCGCCAGCACTACGGCGGCGATCTTTCTGGAAAATGGATTCTAACTGCCGGCCTCGGCGGCATGGGCGGGGCGCAGCCGCTCGCTGCTGTTCTTGCCGGCGCATGCTGTCTCGCGGTCGAGTGCAACGAAGACTCCATCGATTTCCGCCTGCGCACGAAATACGTCGACGAGAAAGCCACGTCCCTTGACGAAGCGCTTGAGATGATCGAGCGCTGGACGAAGGCGGGAGAGGCTAAATCTGTCGGTCTTCTCGGCAACGCTGCTGACATTTTTCCCGAGCTAGTAAAACGTGGTGTGAAACCAGACATGGTCACCGATCAGACTTCCGCCCATGACGTTGTTAACGGTTATCTTCCGCAAGGCTGGACCGTCGCGACATGGAAAGAAAAGCGCGAAATCGCGCCCAAAGAAGTTGAGGCCGCCGCACGCAAGTCAATCAAAGTCCATGTTCAGGCGATGCTTGATTTCTGGAATTCCGGCGTGCCAACCCTCGATTACGGCAACAACATCCGACAGGTTGCTAAAGAGGAAGGTCTGGAGAACGCGTTCGATTTTCCGGGCTTTGTGCCGGCTTATGTCAGGCCGCTCTTTTGTCGCGGCGTCGGGCCGTTTCGCTGGGCGGCGCTTTCCGGCGACCCGGAAGATATCTACAAGACAGACGCCAAGGTGAAAGAGCTGATCCCCGACGATCCGCATCTCCATAACTGGCTCGACATGGCGCGTGAACGGATCGCGTTTCAGGGGCTGCCCGCGCGCATTTGCTGGGTAGGTCTCGGGCAGCGTCACCGGCTCGGCCTCGCCTTTAACGAGATGGTGAAGTCCGGCGAATTATCCGCACCCGTCGTGATCGGCAGGGACCATCTTGATAGTGGTTCCGTTGCTTCGCCAAATAGAGAAACCGAAGCTATGAAAGACGGTTCTGACGCCGTTTCCGACTGGCCGCTATTAAATGCGCTCCTCAACACCGCCTCTGGCGCCACTTGGGTCTCGCTGCACCATGGCGGTGGCGTCGGTATGGGCTTTTCTCAACACGCAGGCATGGTGATTTGCGCGGATGGAACCGATGATGCCGCCCGCCGTCTTGAGCGCGTGTTGTGGAATGACCCCGCGACAGGCGTCATGCGCCATGCCGATGCGGGATATGAAGTTGCTATCGACTGCGCCAGCGAACATGAACTGAACCTGCCCAGCGTTCAGCGGTAACTGTGCAGAACTGAACGCTCTGATCAAATGCAACCTTTTTTGGAAACGGTATTCAGCCGTAAGGAAAGATGAGATCTGATAGAGTTATCCACGTTGTTGGTTGTCATGCCGAAGGTGAGGTTGGCGATGTCGTTGTCGGTGGCGTCAAGCTTCCTGAAGCTGAGACGTTGTGGGAGCAGTCACGTATTCTGGCGCGGGACCGAACTCTAAAAGACTTTCTGTTGAACGAACCGCGTGGCGGCGTCTTTCGTCATATCAACATCCTGACTACGCCGAAAAATCCTGAAGCAGATATAGCCAATATTATTCTTGAGCCGGAAACGGTACCGCCCATGTCAGGGTCTAACACGATCTGTGTCGTGACAGTTGTGCTTGAGACCGGTATTTTTCCGATGCAGGAGCCTGTTACGCACTTGAAGCTTGAGATGCCGGGCGGCCTGATCGATGTTCGCGCTACTTGCCGAGCCGGCAAGGTTGAAAGCGTGGAATTCAAAAATATAGCGTCCTTTGCTGACCGTCTGGATTTTCCTCTTGAGTTGAATGGCCATGGAACAGTATCTGTGGACATACTTTTCGGTGGGGACAGTTTCGTCACTGTAGACGCCGCCAGCCTTGGTCTATCATTGGCGCCAGACGAAGCGCGAGACCTCGCCGCGCTGGGCATGGAGATCAGCCGCGCCGCCAGTGAACAAATCGGCTTTCAACATCCGACACTAAACGAGATGAACGAAATCACCTTTTGTTTGCTGACGAACCCAGCGCAAATGGAAGAAGGCTGCGTCACAGCAAAACACACCGTTGCTATCAAGCCTGGCAAAATTGACCGCTCACCTACTGGCACGGCGGTTTCAGCGAGGCTTGCACAAATGCACGCGCGCGGACAGGCGAAAGTTGGTGATGAGGTCGTCTTTAAATCAATATTGGATTCAAAATTTATCGGCCGCATAGAGCATGAAACCGAAACAGGAGGGAAACCCGCCATCATTCCGAGTGTAAGCGGGCGCGCGTGGCTGACCGGCACATATCAGTTGATGCTTGATCCAAGTGATCCATGGCCTACGGGCTATCGGGTCAATGACACTTGGCCGTCATTAAAAATATGAAACCGCCTTTATTCATTACTGAGTCAGATGTGCTCGGAAAAATGCGGTGGCGTGATGTAGTAGAATCCATGCGTCAAGGTCATCAACTTGCTCGCGCGGTGACTAGAGATGTTGTTATCGGCGAGCCAGATCGAAGCTTTCTTAATCGCGTCGCGTGGATAGAGAGTCTTGGCGGCGGCATGAAATCGGTCACCGTATTCACAGAAAATGCTAACAAATGCTTACCGGCCGTTCAGGGCGCGTTCCTTCTTTTTGATGACGAAACCGGCAGTCTGAAAGCGGTAATTGACAGCGGGTTGATTACGAAATGGAAGACGGCGGCGGATTCGGCCCTTGGCGCTCAGCTGTTAGCCCGCAAAAATTCATCGAAGGCGGTGGTGATTGGAGCTGGCGCGCTCGCTTCTGCACTTGCAGATGCATATGCGCATATGATGCCTCAGCTTGCAAAGATTGTCATTTGGGCGCGCAAAGCTGAGCAGGCCCAAAAGCTTGCAGATTCAATTGAAGACCAGCGTGTCGTCGCTGCAAAACGCGCGCTTGAGGATTGTGTTAGAAGCGCTGACATCATCATTACGGCGACATCTTCGCCTACCGCTGTGATAAACGGTGACTGGATCTCTCCTGGTGCCCATGTGGATCTTGTCGGCGCCTTTCGTTCCGATATGCGCGAGTCAGATGATGAGTTAATGCGCAAGGCAAAGATTTTCGTAGACAGCCGCGATACGACAATTGATCATATAGGCGACCTGACCTTACCGATTGCCAACGGCGCAATACAACGCACCGACGTGCTTGGGGACTTTTACGACCTGATCAACGGGGCTGAGGGGCGCAGCTCGGAAAAAGATATTACAGTCTTCAAGAATGGCGGCGGCGCTCATCTGGATTTAATGACGGCTACAATGATTTACGATGCAGCGCGAAAGTGAGAGATATGAATAACGGTGTTGGCGGCTCGACAGTGAGCGCTGAGCTTGAGACGATAAGCCCATTTGCATCGCGGGTTGCGAGAATTGGCAAAGCAGAGCGTGAAGATCGGATTGTCCGTCTGAGGCAGTTGATGCGCAATCGCGGTGATGACGCAGTCATCCTGACGGCCGGTTCTAATTTGCGATATTTCTCAGGCGTTCCGTGGGGACAGACGGAGCGGTTTGTCGGTCTCGTCATCTCTCAAACCGAAGCTGTTGCGATTTGTCCAAAGTTTGAAGACAGCGCACTGGAACCAGTACTTCAAATTGATGCTGATTGCCGTTATTGGGAAGAACATGAGGACCCTAACGCGCTAGCGGCGTCAATCTTGTCCAGGCTTGGCGCCAATGCCGTTGCAGTCGATCCCAATTGTCCCTTGTGGCTTTACGAAAGAATTCGGGAAGCGGCGTCTGGGGTCAGGTTGAGCAACGCGGAACCGCTCACGACTTCAATGCGTTCCCGGAAGTCAGAGGCCGAATTGGCGCTGGTGCGCGAAGCCATGCAAATGACGCTCAAAGTGCACGCATCCGCCGCGCGTGTACTGCGTGATGGAATGAAAGCAAGCGAAATACGCACTTTCATTGACAATGCACACCGTGCGATTGGAGCTGACGGCGGCAGCACGTTTTGCGCCGTACAGTTCGGCGAGGGAACGTCACACCCTCATGGCAAACCGGGCGACCCGTCCTTGAAAGATGGCGATGTTGTACTGATCGATACGGGGTGTTCTGTCGATGGATATCAGTCGGATATTACACGCACTTATGCGTTCGGTGAGCCGAACAGCAAGGTTCGGCGCATATGGGATATAGAAAAAGAAGCGCAGCAAGCAGCTTTTGATGCGGCGAAGCCTGGTGTGGCCTGCGCTGATGTTGATCGTGCGTCTCGGCGTGTGCTGGAAGCGCACGGTCTGGGACCGGACTATCGATTACCGGGCTTGCCTCACCGAACTGGCCATGGACTTGGGCTTGATATCCATGAAGGTCCGTATCTGGTGCTGTCTGATAAAACGCCCTTGGCGTCTGGCATGTGTTTTTCCAATGAGCCGATGATTGTCGTGCCTGGAGAGTTCGGCGTGCGACTGGAAGATCATTTTTATATGACTGACGAGGGCGCGGTTTGGTTCACTGAACCGCAGCACAGCTATACGGAACCATTCGCTAACATCTAAATAGTGTGACCTGCGCTTCAGGCCTTCTGGGTTTTGCGAAATGCTGTTGGTGCGAAGCCGGTGGCGCGCAAAAATTGCCGGCTGAAAGCGCTCTGATCGCGGTATCCGGCATTCATGGCGATTTCAATGATCGGTTTTTCGGATTGCAGCAATTCGCGGCGTGCAAAATCAAGGCGTTGTTTTAACACCCACTGCCCGGTCGTGAGCCCAAATATATGACGCATACGCCGGTCGAGCTGGTAGGGCGACATTCGACCAACAGAAGCAAGGGTTTTCAAATCCGGTGGATCGCTTAAGTTTTCATCGGTATACTCAATCACGGTTTTTAGTTGTGCGTAATCTTCATGATTTATATCCGGCGCACGCAAATCCTGTGAAATACCGGTTAAGCCTGCGAGTGCTCCATTGTCGCTATGCAAAGCGCGCTTGTTTGTCATGCACCAGCCGATCGAGCGGTTTGGATAGATATGAAGTTCAAGCTGATTAAGGATCGGCTCTCCTGTTTCGAGCACCGCCTGATCCTGTTTTTCGTAACCTGCGCCAAGCGAGGCGCCGAGTACCTGAGAGGGGGTCTTGCCGATGAGATCGTTTTTGCGCTGCGCACCGGACCGGCGCACCAGCGTATCGTTAACGACGATATATCGCCCGGTTCGGTCTTTGATAAAAAAGACAACATCGGCCAGGCAGTCAAAAAGCGCCTCTATTGGTCCACGTTCCTTAATAATCACGAGAAACTCCGCCGCTCGCTACATGCTAAACAGTCTTCAAATTGTGCAAAAAATCAAGTCTTGAGTGAGGTTTGGGCCAAGACGGCGGGTGACACGCGGGATAAAAGAAGCTGAACGACCTGTGCGCCCGCGAGGAGATCAGAATGGCTGAAAATTCAAACGTATTTTCCGGTTGCATGCCCGCGTTAATGACCCCTTGCGATGCTAACGGTCGCCCGGATTTTCATGCGCTCGCCAGTAAGGGTGAGGAACTGATAGCCGCTGGCATGAGCGCGGTTGTCTATTGCGGTTCCATGGGCGACTGGCCGCTTCTGACAGATGAGCAACGCATGAATGGCGTGGCGGCGCTTTGCGACAAAGGCGTTCCGGTGGTGGTGGGTACTGGTGCGCAAAACACGCATCGCGCCGCGGCGATCGCAGAACACGGCGCCAAAGCCGGTGCTGCAGGGTTGATGGTTATACCGCGCGTGCTTTCGCGAGGCGTTTCTCCAATCGCTCAGTATAACCACTTCAAAGCGATCCTCAGTGCTGCACCGGACCTGCCTGCTGTTATCTATAACAGCCCTTATTACGGATATGAGACCAAGGCGGATCTTTTCTTCAAGGTTCGCGCAGAGCATTCTAGTCTAGTTGGCTTCAAAGAGTTCGGTGGAGCGCAATCGCTCAGCTACGCAGCAGAACATATTACGTCAGCCGATCCCGATCTGATTTTAATGGTTGGCGTAGATACGCAAGTCTTCCATGGTTATGTTAATTGCGCCGCCGGCGGCGCCATCACCGGTGTTGGCAATGCGTTGCCGCGCGAAGTGTTGCGGCTTGTGGAACTTTGCGAGCGTGCGGCGGCAGGCGATGTGGTAGCGCGCCGGAATGCGCGTGAACTTGATAACGCCTTGAACGTCCTTTCCACCTTTGATGAAGGGCCGGACCTCGTACTCTACTACAAGCATCTGATGGTGCTTGAGGGGAATCCGGAATACGCACATCAGCTTAATTCAGCAGACCAACTAAGCCCCTCTCAGAAAGCTTTTCTAGAGCAGAGTTGGCGCCAGTTCCGCGAATGGTGGTCAGCCTGGCCGGGCGCCAAGGACTGAACGTTCGCTTGTGCGTGTAATTGATTCTCATACTGGCGGAGAGCCAACGCGGATAATTATCGAAGGCGGTCCCGACCTTGGGGATGGGCCGATATCGGATCGCCGCGCGCTTTTTGCTGAAAAATATGATCATTATCGTACAATGTGCGTATGTGAACCGCGATGTTCTGATGCGACGGTCGGGGCGCTTCTTTGCGACCCCGTGGATCCAACCTGCACGGCAGGCGTTATATTTTTTAACACGGCCGGATATCTAGGCATGTGCGGGCACGGCGTTATTGGGTTGCTCGTCACTCTTGCTTATCTTGGTAAAATAAATCCAGGAGCACACCGCATTGAAACACCTGTGGGGATTGTGACTGCGGAATTACTTACCGCAAACAAGGTGCGGCTGGAAAATATTGAGAGTTACCGATTCCGTAGCAATGTGACGGTTAATGTTCCCGGACTCGGCGCTGTCACGGGGGATGTCGCTTGGGGCGGTAACTGGTTTTTTTTGGTTGACGGAACGCCGCTGGCGTTGTCGCTAAAAAATGTTTCGGAATTGACGCACGTGTCCTCCAAAATTCGCCGCGCGCTTTCCGACGCAGGCGTTACGGGCAAAGGCGGCGCCGAAATAGACCATGTTGAGTTTTTTCAGGACCCGCCGGAAAGCGATGCTGACAGCCGCAATTTTGTACTCTGTCCCGGCGGCGCTTATGACCGTTCGCCGTGTGGCACTGGGACCAGTGCAAAGCTCGCCTGTCTCGCTGCAGATGGGAAGTTAGACCCGGAGGAGATCTGGGTTCAGGAAAGCATTGTGGGAAGCCGCTTTGCAGCATCTTACCGGGTAGGCAAGGGCGGTGGCGTTATCCCATCGATTACAGGAGAAGCGTTTGTTTTCGGTGAGACGCAATTAGTCTTTCAAAATGATGATCCGTTCCGGTTGGGGATTGCATGAGCCAGCAGTACACGGGCGGGTCTGTTATTGTCATTGGCGCCGGGATTATCGGGATCGCCTGTGCACATTATCTTGCAGCGGAGGGGCGCCAGGTAACAGTTATTGATAAAGGATCAGTCGCAGATGGCTGCTCTTATGGAAACTGCGGCCATATTTTACCAAGTCATGTATTGCCGTTGAATTCACCAGATGCAATCAAAAATGGCGTTCTGTCATTCTTTAATGCGAGCGCGCCTTTTCGGATAAAGCCGCAATTAAAGCTTTCGTTCGTCAATTGGATGCTGCAATTTGCAAGATATTGTTCGCAGCAAAAGATACTAAAGTCTGCTGCCAGACTGAAAAGCATCCTTGATTCATCGTTTCAAGAATTTGAATCGCTATTGGATGGCGGCGTTGTCGATTGCGAGTGGAACAAGTGCGGGACGTTATATGTCTATCATTCGCAAAAAGCGTTTGAATCTTTTGAGAAGAAAAATGACCTTTTGACTAGAGAGTTTGGCGTTTCCGCGAAGAAAATCAGCGGCAACGATCTTGCAAATTTTGAACCTTCGCTGAAAAGCGGATTGGCGGGAGGATACTTTTATGAACAGGATGCAGTGGTTCATCCCAGCCGCCTTGCAACCGTTTGGGCGCGTCAGCTACAAAACGATGGCGTAGAATTTATCGAAAACTGCGAGGTTACATCACTTGAAAAGCAAGGTAACCGAATAAAATCAGTGATTACATCTAAAGGGGTTTTTAAAGCTGATGAGGTCGTGCTCTCCGCCGGTGCTTACAGCCCTTCACTTGCGAAAGAATTCGAGTGTGCAATTCCAGTCCTTCCAGGAAAAGGTTATTCACTCACCATCGCGCGGCCTGGCATATGTCCAAAAATGTCGATGGTTGCGCCGGAGAATAACGTTGCAATCACGCCGTTTGAGGATGGCTTGCGTCTTGGCTCGATGATGGAGTTCGTCGGGTTTAACGCAGAACTTCCGGCATTCAGAATGCGCCAGTTAGAAGAATGTGGAACAACCTATTTGCACATGGATAAGCCTGTCATTTATCAAGAAGAATGGTTCGGTTGGCGCCCGATGACATGGGACAGTTTGCCAATTATTGGTCGAGCGCCGAATCTCTCAAACGCTCTTATCGCTACCGGCCATTGTATGATGGGCCTGATGTTGGCGCCGGCTACGGGCAGGCTTGTCGCGGAAATGATTGGTGAACGACCAACGCATATTCCTAGCGCGCCATTTTCGCCTGCGCGTTTTAACTGACGAAACTATAGAACAGACCACTGGAGGCAATGATGTCGATATTTCAAAACTATATTGATGGACGCTGGGCGTCGAGTGACGCCGCGACAAAGAACATAAACCCATCAAATACTGATGATATCGTTGGTGAATATGCCCACGCCGATAAAAACCAGGCAGATGCGGCGATCGCTGCCGCTGTTGAGGCAAGCAAAAGCTGGCGTTATAGCGGCATTCAACAGCGTTTCGATATTCTTGATACGATTGGTTCCGAAATACTGGCCCGTAAAGATGAGTTGGGCCGGCTACTCGCGCGCGAAGAAGGAAAGATATTGCCGGAGGCAACGGGTGAGGTAGTCCGTGCAGGGCAAATCTTCAAGTTTTTTGCTGGTGAAGCGCTCCGTGTTCAAGGCGAGCATCTCAAGTCAGTAAGGCCGGGCGTCGAGGTGGAAGTCACGCGTGGGGCAGTGGGTGTAATAGGCATTATAACGCCATGGAATTTTCCGATCGCGATACCGGCTTGGAAGATCGCGCCTGCGCTTGCCTATGGGAACACGGTTGTTTTCAAGCCTGCGGAACTTGTGCCGGGAAGCGCTTGGGCGCTTAGTGACATCATTGCAAGATCAGGCCTGCCCAATGGAGTGTTCAATCTTGTTATGGGGAGTGGCCGTGAAGTCGGGCAAGCGATGCTGGATGATCGGCGCATCGATGCAGTTTCCTTCACTGGCTCCGTCAATACTGGCGGCGTTGTAGCAGCCTCCTGCAGCAGGCGAGGTGCAAAATACCAGCTTGAAATGGGTGGTAAAAACCCGCTGATTGTTTTGGCCGATGCGGATATTGACAACGCTGTCGCCTGCGCGCTGAACGGAGCCTACTTTTCTACCGGTCAGCGCTGCACAGCGTCGTCGCGTCTGATTGTCGTGGCGCCTGTTTATGACCAGTTTATCGAGGCGCTGAAATCCAAGGTCGAAAACCTAATTGTTGGTGACGCCCTAGCTGATGGAACCCAAATCGGGCCGGTCGTTGATCAGCGTCAGCTTGATCAAAACATTCGCTATGTTGATATTGGCAAAGAAGAAGGCGCCGAGTTGCTCTGTGGTGGTGAATTGTTGGAGCGCGAAACGCCCGGTTTTTACATGACGCCGGCGCTTTTCACGGAGACCAGCAACAAAATGCAGATTAACCGGGAAGAAATTTTTGGGCCCGTGGCGAGCGTCATCAAAGCCAGCGACATAGACGAGTCGATCTCGCTCGCCAATGATACGGAATTTGGGCTTTCCGCAGGCATCTGTACTACGTCGCTTAGCGCCGCGACGAAATTCAAACAGGAATGCCGCGCTGGCATGGTGATGGTGAACTTGCCGACCGCTGGTGTCGATTATCACGTGCCTTTTGGAGGCATGAAAGGTTCGAGCTACGGCTCGCGCGAGCAGGGTCGCTACGCCGCCGAATTTTATACAACAGTCAAGACAGCCTATGTTGGGGCCTGAGTTTTCTAGCTTTGTGTTGTGCCAGGGTTGTTGCTGCGTGTTGTGGATTTGACAACAATCTAAGCTTATAGCGGTTGTGCGAATGCTCGAGTCAGATCAATCGCATGGTTATACGGCTTCCGATCCTAGAAATGTAAGAATGAATGTCATGACGAGTAAAATAGCCCACAAAAACCGAAAAAAAACGCTCGCCGAGAAGGCGGACAAATTCGTCTGCTATCAAGAGTCAGTACAAAGTCCGGATGTCGATGTCGAGTTTTTCGAACAAGCCTATAAGGAAGCCTATGACGCAAAACCACTTTCTTTGAGGGAGGACTTTTGCGGCACGTTTAGCGTTTGCTGCGAGTGGGTGAAATCGCACAGAAAGAGAACCGCAGTAGGCGTCGACCTCTGCCCGACGACTCTTCAGTGGGGCCGTGATCATAATCTTTTTCGCCTTAAGCCCACTCAAAAATTACGCGTCGCTGTATATGAAAAAGATGTTCGTTCAGTTTCCGACGTCAAATCCGATATTCTCACAGCCCAAAATTTTTCGTTCTGGCTTTTCAAAACCCGTAAGGAAGTGATCGAGTATTTCAAGGCCGCCTATCAGAATCTGAATGATCAGGGCGTCATGATTATGGATATGATGGGAGGCGAAGAAACATATATTGAAAATCATACCGAAAAACGCGTTATTACCAAGGGTAAGAATGGTTTCAGCTATCATTGGGAACAAGCAAGATTTAACCCTGTCACTTCCGAGGGTACGTATTACATCCATTTTCGTTTTGCAGACGGCAGCAAACTAAAACGCGCTTTTGAATATAACTGGCGATTCTGGACGATTCCCGAGGTGCGTGAAATGCTGGAGGAAGCAGGGTTTTCCAAAAGCCTTGTGTATTGGGAAACAGAAGACGAA
Coding sequences within:
- the hutU gene encoding urocanate hydratase; amino-acid sequence: MTNPRHNVRTVRSPHGSEITARHWTTEAPMRMLMNNLDPDVAENPHELVVYGGIGRAARTWNDFDRIVSVLQGLNEDETLCVQSGKPVGVFKTHKDAPRVLIANSNIVPHWATWDHFNELDKKGLMMYGQMTAGSWIYIGSQGIVQGTYETFKEAGRQHYGGDLSGKWILTAGLGGMGGAQPLAAVLAGACCLAVECNEDSIDFRLRTKYVDEKATSLDEALEMIERWTKAGEAKSVGLLGNAADIFPELVKRGVKPDMVTDQTSAHDVVNGYLPQGWTVATWKEKREIAPKEVEAAARKSIKVHVQAMLDFWNSGVPTLDYGNNIRQVAKEEGLENAFDFPGFVPAYVRPLFCRGVGPFRWAALSGDPEDIYKTDAKVKELIPDDPHLHNWLDMARERIAFQGLPARICWVGLGQRHRLGLAFNEMVKSGELSAPVVIGRDHLDSGSVASPNRETEAMKDGSDAVSDWPLLNALLNTASGATWVSLHHGGGVGMGFSQHAGMVICADGTDDAARRLERVLWNDPATGVMRHADAGYEVAIDCASEHELNLPSVQR
- a CDS encoding trans-3-hydroxy-L-proline dehydratase, yielding MRSDRVIHVVGCHAEGEVGDVVVGGVKLPEAETLWEQSRILARDRTLKDFLLNEPRGGVFRHINILTTPKNPEADIANIILEPETVPPMSGSNTICVVTVVLETGIFPMQEPVTHLKLEMPGGLIDVRATCRAGKVESVEFKNIASFADRLDFPLELNGHGTVSVDILFGGDSFVTVDAASLGLSLAPDEARDLAALGMEISRAASEQIGFQHPTLNEMNEITFCLLTNPAQMEEGCVTAKHTVAIKPGKIDRSPTGTAVSARLAQMHARGQAKVGDEVVFKSILDSKFIGRIEHETETGGKPAIIPSVSGRAWLTGTYQLMLDPSDPWPTGYRVNDTWPSLKI
- a CDS encoding ornithine cyclodeaminase family protein, yielding MKPPLFITESDVLGKMRWRDVVESMRQGHQLARAVTRDVVIGEPDRSFLNRVAWIESLGGGMKSVTVFTENANKCLPAVQGAFLLFDDETGSLKAVIDSGLITKWKTAADSALGAQLLARKNSSKAVVIGAGALASALADAYAHMMPQLAKIVIWARKAEQAQKLADSIEDQRVVAAKRALEDCVRSADIIITATSSPTAVINGDWISPGAHVDLVGAFRSDMRESDDELMRKAKIFVDSRDTTIDHIGDLTLPIANGAIQRTDVLGDFYDLINGAEGRSSEKDITVFKNGGGAHLDLMTATMIYDAARK
- a CDS encoding M24 family metallopeptidase, whose translation is MNNGVGGSTVSAELETISPFASRVARIGKAEREDRIVRLRQLMRNRGDDAVILTAGSNLRYFSGVPWGQTERFVGLVISQTEAVAICPKFEDSALEPVLQIDADCRYWEEHEDPNALAASILSRLGANAVAVDPNCPLWLYERIREAASGVRLSNAEPLTTSMRSRKSEAELALVREAMQMTLKVHASAARVLRDGMKASEIRTFIDNAHRAIGADGGSTFCAVQFGEGTSHPHGKPGDPSLKDGDVVLIDTGCSVDGYQSDITRTYAFGEPNSKVRRIWDIEKEAQQAAFDAAKPGVACADVDRASRRVLEAHGLGPDYRLPGLPHRTGHGLGLDIHEGPYLVLSDKTPLASGMCFSNEPMIVVPGEFGVRLEDHFYMTDEGAVWFTEPQHSYTEPFANI
- a CDS encoding AraC family transcriptional regulator, with the protein product MIIKERGPIEALFDCLADVVFFIKDRTGRYIVVNDTLVRRSGAQRKNDLIGKTPSQVLGASLGAGYEKQDQAVLETGEPILNQLELHIYPNRSIGWCMTNKRALHSDNGALAGLTGISQDLRAPDINHEDYAQLKTVIEYTDENLSDPPDLKTLASVGRMSPYQLDRRMRHIFGLTTGQWVLKQRLDFARRELLQSEKPIIEIAMNAGYRDQSAFSRQFLRATGFAPTAFRKTQKA
- a CDS encoding dihydrodipicolinate synthase family protein gives rise to the protein MAENSNVFSGCMPALMTPCDANGRPDFHALASKGEELIAAGMSAVVYCGSMGDWPLLTDEQRMNGVAALCDKGVPVVVGTGAQNTHRAAAIAEHGAKAGAAGLMVIPRVLSRGVSPIAQYNHFKAILSAAPDLPAVIYNSPYYGYETKADLFFKVRAEHSSLVGFKEFGGAQSLSYAAEHITSADPDLILMVGVDTQVFHGYVNCAAGGAITGVGNALPREVLRLVELCERAAAGDVVARRNARELDNALNVLSTFDEGPDLVLYYKHLMVLEGNPEYAHQLNSADQLSPSQKAFLEQSWRQFREWWSAWPGAKD
- a CDS encoding proline racemase family protein, which gives rise to MRVIDSHTGGEPTRIIIEGGPDLGDGPISDRRALFAEKYDHYRTMCVCEPRCSDATVGALLCDPVDPTCTAGVIFFNTAGYLGMCGHGVIGLLVTLAYLGKINPGAHRIETPVGIVTAELLTANKVRLENIESYRFRSNVTVNVPGLGAVTGDVAWGGNWFFLVDGTPLALSLKNVSELTHVSSKIRRALSDAGVTGKGGAEIDHVEFFQDPPESDADSRNFVLCPGGAYDRSPCGTGTSAKLACLAADGKLDPEEIWVQESIVGSRFAASYRVGKGGGVIPSITGEAFVFGETQLVFQNDDPFRLGIA
- a CDS encoding NAD(P)/FAD-dependent oxidoreductase — its product is MSQQYTGGSVIVIGAGIIGIACAHYLAAEGRQVTVIDKGSVADGCSYGNCGHILPSHVLPLNSPDAIKNGVLSFFNASAPFRIKPQLKLSFVNWMLQFARYCSQQKILKSAARLKSILDSSFQEFESLLDGGVVDCEWNKCGTLYVYHSQKAFESFEKKNDLLTREFGVSAKKISGNDLANFEPSLKSGLAGGYFYEQDAVVHPSRLATVWARQLQNDGVEFIENCEVTSLEKQGNRIKSVITSKGVFKADEVVLSAGAYSPSLAKEFECAIPVLPGKGYSLTIARPGICPKMSMVAPENNVAITPFEDGLRLGSMMEFVGFNAELPAFRMRQLEECGTTYLHMDKPVIYQEEWFGWRPMTWDSLPIIGRAPNLSNALIATGHCMMGLMLAPATGRLVAEMIGERPTHIPSAPFSPARFN
- a CDS encoding aldehyde dehydrogenase family protein, with protein sequence MMSIFQNYIDGRWASSDAATKNINPSNTDDIVGEYAHADKNQADAAIAAAVEASKSWRYSGIQQRFDILDTIGSEILARKDELGRLLAREEGKILPEATGEVVRAGQIFKFFAGEALRVQGEHLKSVRPGVEVEVTRGAVGVIGIITPWNFPIAIPAWKIAPALAYGNTVVFKPAELVPGSAWALSDIIARSGLPNGVFNLVMGSGREVGQAMLDDRRIDAVSFTGSVNTGGVVAASCSRRGAKYQLEMGGKNPLIVLADADIDNAVACALNGAYFSTGQRCTASSRLIVVAPVYDQFIEALKSKVENLIVGDALADGTQIGPVVDQRQLDQNIRYVDIGKEEGAELLCGGELLERETPGFYMTPALFTETSNKMQINREEIFGPVASVIKASDIDESISLANDTEFGLSAGICTTSLSAATKFKQECRAGMVMVNLPTAGVDYHVPFGGMKGSSYGSREQGRYAAEFYTTVKTAYVGA